CAGACCCGACACACCACGGCGCTTGACTGGGCCTGCCGGTCGGCACTGAGTTTTCAGACGCTGGAGACCGGATCCCAGGATGAGATCGACACCGTGCAGACGCCCCTCACATCCGATTGAGCGCCTGCTCACTACCTGATCGATGCCAAGGGCCAGGTGCGTTACACCCACTTTGGTGAGGGGCCGTACGAGACTCAGGAGCAGATGATTCAGCAACTGCTGGAAGAGGCCAAAGCGCTTGCCGCGTAACCGCTCATCAATGGCTCACAGGTTCCTCACCATGAGCCATTGGTCTTTTCCCCAAGCCTTAAAGCGCTCCAGTACTGTCCACCCGCGTCTGGCGTAGTAGTCGCTCTGGTCCTGGGTATGCAGGTAGATACTCGCTACACCATTTTCCTTGGCCTTTGCGCATATCCCTTCGATCAAACGCTCGGCCAATCCTTTTCCTCGCGCTTGGGGTGTGATGAACACACAGGCCAGCCAAGGGCCCAGGTCAGGCCGTTGAGCCAGATCGGCCATGGCCAGCGCTGCGTCACCCAGCAGTTGATCCCCATCCTGGGCGATCAAGCATTGCCAGTGGCCATTGGTTTGGCCGTCAGCGAATTCCCGTTGCCAGTGAGGCAAGGGCTGGTCGGCGTATTCGTAGTCGAACTGCTGGTGAATCCATGAGGCAAAGGTGTCGCTGTGGTGCATATGGAGGGCGAGCCAGTCCAGGCGAGGCATAGGGAATCCTTTCAAAAAGTCGGTGGCTTGTAAGCGCTGATTCATGGCGTATCGGCAATCCGGGCACCTGGGTGTCAATGCGTTGTTACAGATAGGTGACCATGCATCGGAGAATGCCATATTTCGTGAATTCTCCGGACGATCGGCAGGACGCCGGCGTATCCGGGAGCGATAGTTTGTGGACGACGGGATCATTGCCGACCCTGTCATCACCCTCAAGAAAAGGAAGTTGCCATGCCTAAATACATTATTGAACGCGAGCTTCCGGGCGCCGGCGCACTGCCGCAACAGGAGCTCAAAGCGATCTCGCAAAAGTCCTGCGATGTGTTGCGCGAGATGGGACCAGAGGTGCAGTGGCTGGAGAGTTACATCACTGGCGACAAGATTTACTGCGTGTACATCGCGCCGAACGAGGGACTGATCAGGGAGCACGCCCAAAAGGGTGAATTTCCCATCAACAGCGTTTCCCGGGTCATGAACATTATCGATCCCACCACGGCGGAGTAAGCCGGGACGCGTTCCAACCCGCAACGGAGCAGACTTCATGAGCACACCCATTGACCTCACTGCCCTGAAAAACCGTCAGATGGCCACGTGGGCCAGCGGCGACTACGCCGTGATCGGCACCACCTTACAGATTGTCGGCGAACAACTGGCCGAAGCCTGCGACTTACTCTGTGATGAGCAGGTGCTGGACGTCGCCGCCGGCAACGGTAATGCAACGCTCGCCGCCGCGCGCCGGGGCTGCAAGGTCACGTCCACCGACTACGTGGCCAAGCTGCTTGAACGCGGCGAAGATCGCGCACGGGCGGAGCACCTGGACGTGACCTTTCAGGTGGCCGATGCCGAGGACTTGCCGTTCGAGGACGCCAGTTTCGATGCCGTGCTTTCAACCTTTGGCGTGATGTTTACGCCGGATCAACCCAAGGCAGCAGCGGAACTGGCACGGGTGTGCCGTCCTGGCGGGCGGATTGGCCTTGCCAACTGGACGCCTGAAGGCTTTGTCGGTCAGATGTTCAAGACCCTGGGCCGCCACATGCCGCCACCGATGGGCGCTCAACCGCCCTCAAACTGGGGCTCAGAAGCCTGGTTGCACTCGCAATTCGACCAGCGCGACTTCCAGCTCCAAGTGACACGGCGGTTGTTCAACTTCCGCTATCGCTCGGCTGCGCACTTCATCGACACCTTCCGCACTTGGTATGGCCCGGTTCACAAGGCTTTTGCGACCCTGCCACCTGAAGGGGGCACAGCCCTGGAAAACGACCTGACCGAACTGCTGAATCGCCTGAACCGGGCGGGGGAGCGGTCGCTGGTGGTGCCGAGTGAATACCTGGAGGTGGTGATTACCCGGCGTTGAGTTGAAAACGCAAAACACTTGTGGGAGCGAGCCTGCTCGCGATGAGGGTCTTACATTCAACATGCATGTTGACTGAAGGTCCCCCATCGCGAGCAGGCTCGCTGCCACAAGGGGTATGTGCAAAATTTGACCCGCCCCTCACTCATCCAGCCGCTCGGTGTACACCACCCACACACTGCACGGCATTTTGTACAGCAGATGCTCCACCGTGCTGCCGAGCAACCGGCCCATGCCGCGATGGCCGACCCGGCCCATGACAATCACGTCGACATCATTGGTATCGGCGTAGCGAGTCAGCACCTTGGTCGGGCTGCCCATCAGCATGTGCCGTTGCTCCGGGGCGATGCCGTTGCGGGCGGCCAATTCGTTGAAGGCATCCTCCTGGAAATTGAACAGGGTCTTGGCCTTGTCCGAAGCGAAAAACGCCGATCCGTTTTCGAAGCTGAACTCATCCGAGCTGATAGACGAAAGGTCATAGGCGTAGACCACGTCGAGCTCGGCATTGCAGGAACTCGCCAGTTTTGACGCTTCGTGCAGGATCCGGTCGTTGAAGCTTTTGTATTGATCATCACTGTGGAAGGGGTCGACCGCCGCAACGATCTTGCGCGGCAATGCATGAATGGCATGGCTGACGAAGTGCAGCGGCACCGGGCATTCGCGCAGCAAATGCACGTCGAGAGGGGTAAACACCAGCCGCGACAGCCGTGATTGATGTTCCAGCGCCTTAATCAGCACATCCATCGGCTGCTCTTTGAGGTGAATCAGGATTTCCTCCAGCGGATTTTCGACCCAAACCACCTCGGTGGTGGCATGCACACCGATCTTGCGCAAGGGGCGGGCCTGTTCCTCAAGCCACTGGTGGTGGCGCTCGACATACCCCAGACGCATCTGTTCCAGGGCTTTTTCGTTGACCAAACCGGCGGTCGCCAGACCCTCCAGATAGTCGAAAGCCACGATGTGCAGGGCTGCATCCTCGGCCTTGGCCAGTGCTGCGGCCCGGTCGAAGGCGGGGCTGTGTTCCATCAGGGGCGAAGCGACCAGCATGAAACGTGCTTGACCAGACATGACAAACCTCCCGTTCAATACACCCAATCCTTTAATTATTGACCATGATCGGTCTCTCTTCCGTGAGGTTCATGCGAGGGGTGTCATGGCGAAGTTCTAATGTGGGGGGCTTTGGTGTTCGCGTCATCTAGATAACCTTCGCGCCCCGTGCCTCCAGCAACTCTCGTAATACGGAACGGTGGCAGTGCGCCTCGTCCTCGCAATAACACCCCACAGCCAGCGACGTTTGATGGGAGAGGGCGGCCAGCAGATCGAGCAGCTGGCTGGGCGCGGGATGGTTCATCTCGGCCTTGAATTTGCGCTTGAAGGCTCCCCAGGCTTTGGCATCGTCCGCCGCTTTGGCTTCGGCCACCAGCTCGGGGCTGGGGGACAGCAGCGGTTGCCACACATCGTAGAAATCCCGGCTGGCAAACTCGGCCTTCGGCACCCCCCGAGGCGGGCGGCGGACCGTGCCCAGGCGCAGGCCTTCATTCGCGGTGCGGGGTGAGCCGAGTTGGACGATGTGGATGGGCATGATCGCCGTACCTATTTGAGCCGCGAGCCGTCGAACCATTCCAACGCTGTGCGCCAGAAACAGATCCCCAGGAAGTACGCCGACATCAGCAGCCACAAGGCCATCACCAGCGGGTTGATGACCGGGTGGTTGACCACCAGCGACAAGCTGCACAGCAGCCAGATGGCCGTCACGGCAATGTTGATCGGCATGAACCGGTGCACGCGGAACGGGTGCAGAAACTTCATTCGGGTCACGGTCAGTAGCGCTAGGCCAATGACGGTGAGCAAGGTGATCCACGGTGAGGGATCGATGATGTACAGGCACAACGCAACTACGTTCCACGCGGCGGGGAAGCCCTGGAAGTAGTTGTCTTTGCTCTTCATGTTGACGTTGCAGAAGCAAAACAGCGACGACACCAGAATCAGCGACACGGTCAGCAGCAGGGTGTAGTCCGGCAACGGGATGTAGCGATAGATGAATAGCGCTGGAATGAACACATAGGTCAGGTAGTCGATCACCAGGTCGAGGATCGATCCGTCGAAACTCGGCAGCACCGATTGCACATTCACCTTGCGCGCCAGCGCGCCGTCCAGACCGTCGACGATCAGCGCCACGCCCAGCCACAGCAGGCAATTGGTCGGCTGGTTCTCCAGCAAGGCGAGGGTCGCGAGGAAGGCTGTGACCACGCCAGTGGCGGTAAAACCATGGGCGCCCCATGCTTTGAGCCTGGCGATGTGTACGGTGGATATCACGGGAGCATTCTCCAGAAAGTGAAGCAAGCCAGTTATCACCCACTTGTTGAGGGCATCGGCAAACGGGGTCGGGTTGCAGGTATCGACCGGATTTTCGGGAATAAGGTTCACCACCCTTGAATCTTAGCCGCCGCGCAAAAAAATACCCCGGAAATATCCGGGGCATGTATTGAGCGTTGACCGATGTCGAGACTGCGTCAGCTCAGCGAGGGGTGGAACACGCGCAGCCGATGGTTATCCGGGTCAAGCACGACGAAAGTGCGACCGAAGTCCAGCTCTGTCGGTGCTTGCGCCATGGTCAACCCAAGCGCGCTCCAATCGGCAAACAGTGCATCGACCTGCTCGGCGGACTCCACCGGGAACGCCAACTCGGTCCCGCCGCCCGTCATTTGCGCGGCTGGCTCGGCGGTATGCCGTGACCAGAGCCCCAGTTTGTAGCCGCCCTCCAGAACAAACAGCGCAAAGGTCGGCGACTCTTCCACGGGCTTGCGCTCCAGCAGAAACTCATAGAACCGCGCGCTGACGGCAGGGTTTTCCACGAAAAGCAAAATATAACGGGGAGTGATCATAGGGCTGCTCCATTCAAGGTGAGCGCAGCATAAAAGCAGGCGCTGTCAGTTTCTGTCAGGAGTGTGAAGGCGAAGGGCAGTAGACATGCCGTCAGCCAGACGGCGTTGGCGGAATGTCGGGCGAGGACTATCGTTGCCTGACTGAGTTTCTGCCCATTGATGAGGACGTCGTCATGAATACCAGCGATTTGCTTGAGCAATTACTGCGGGCCGGCCAAGGCTCGCAGCCGCAACAGAGTGGCGGTGCGGCGTCAGCTCAAGGTGGTTTGGGCGATCTTGGCGGGTTGCTGGGTGGTTTGTTAGGGCGCGGGGCGGGCGGCGGAGGCCTGGGTGGTTTGCTCGGTGGTCTGCTGGGCGGCGGTTCACCCACGGGCCATTCGACCCAGACACGTTCGGGCGGCACTAATTATGCGGCGTTGGCCTCTTTGGGGATGATGGCATTCCAGGCGTATCAGGCCTGGCAACGCAGCCAGGCTTCGGCACCACAACAGGCGCCGCGCACCGTTGACCTGTTATCCGGCCCGGAAGTCGAAGACCACAGCCACGCCATCCTTCGTGCCTTGATCGCTGCCGCCAAGGCCGATGGCCGCATCGACGATACCGAGAAGCAAATGATCAGCACCGAAATCGGCCGCCACACCGACGATCCGCAACTGCAGCAATGGCTCGATGACGAAGTCGCCCGGCCGCTGGATGCCGCCGATGTGGCGCAATCCGCCCAGGACCCGGGCATGGCCGCCGAGATGTACCTGGCCAGCGTGATGTTGGTGGACGATCAGCAGGACGCCGAGCGCAACTATCTGGATGAATTGGCCGCCGCGCTGAAAATCGATCCCGAGTTGCAAGTCCATCTGGAGCAGCAGGCCAAGGGCGGCGCTGCCTGAGCGTTCCCCTGCGATCTTTTGATTTTCAGCGGTTTCGAACATGGCAAAGATCAAAAGATCGTCCGAACGCGGCCCGAGCCTGCGGCAGAGCTCCTACGTGTGTTCTGGTAATTTCGTCAGCAGAAACGTAACGACGAAGCCGTCAGATATATCCAGTATCCGAGGCAGGTCTTCAGGCACCTTGAGCTGATTCAACGCCGCAAAAAACTGACCGCCACGCGGATCAGAAACCACGCCAATGACGCCGCGAGCAAGTGCCGTAACACCGATCCGTCTGTCCGGGTAATTTCAACGGCGATGGAATTTTCTTCCAGGCCTGTCGCTCTGCTGATGTAGAAACCTGCCCACTCAGCGTTCGGCAACGAGCATCAGCCATGAACAAGAATCTGGACGATTACAACCGCATGCGCGATTTCTCGGCGACCTCGGAACCGGCCGCCGCCAAACGCTCGGGCAAAAAAACGGTGAAGGATCATGCGTTGCAATTCTGTATTCAGAAGCATGACGCCTCCCACCTGCACTATGACTTTCGCCTGGAACTCGACGGTGCGCTGAAAAGTTGGGCCGTGCCCAAAGGGCCGTCGCTGGATCCCAAGGTCAAGCGCCTGGCCATCCACGTCGAAGACCATCCGCTGGATTACGCCACGTTCGAGGGCACCATTCCCGAAGGGCATTATGGCGCCGGCGATGTGATCGTCTGGGACCGTGGCGTGTGGATTCCCCAAGACGATCCGGCCAAGGCGTACACCCAGGGCCGGCTGAAATTCGAGCTGAAAGGAGAAAAGCTCGGCGGCCTGTGGAATCTCGTGCGCACACACATGCCGGGCAAGCAGGAGCAGTGGTTTCTGATCAAGCATCAGGACAGCGCCGCCAGACCCGACAGCGAATACGACGTGGTCGCCGCAGAGCCGGACAGCGTGCTCAGCGACCGCACCATCGTGGAAAAAAAGCACGGTGCTGAAAAGCCTAAACCGATCAAAAAAGCCCCGGCCAAGGCGCGCAAGGAAAAGTCGACACAACTGACGGGCGCGCGCAAAGCCAGGTTGCCGGAGTTGCTCAAACCTGAACTGGCAACGCTGGTGGAATCCGCGCCGAGCGGCGAGTGGAGCTATGAGATCAAGTTCGACGGCTACCGTGTCATGGCGCGCATCGACCACGACGAAGTCAAACTCTTCACCCGCAATGGTCACGACTGGACTCATAAATTGCCCGGGCAAGCGGAGGCACTGGCAGCACTGGGCCTGGAATCGGCTTGGCTGGACGGCGAAATGGTGGTGGCCAACGAGCAAGGCGTTCCGGATTTTCAGGCGCTGCAAAACGCGTTCGATTCCGGCCGTAGCGGTAGCATCGTTTACTACCTGTTCGATTTGCCCTACCTCAATGGCGTGGACTTGCGCGAAGTGCCTGTCGAGGAGCGCAGAGCGGCGTTGGCGACGGTGCTCAAACCCAACGAAAATCCGCTGTTGCGATTCTCCGATGCCTTTGGCGAATCCCCGGAGGCCTTGCTCAATAGCGCCTGCGAAATGCAGATGGAAGGGCTGATCGGTAAACGCTTGGGTTCGCCTTATGTGTCCCGGCGTACCAGTGACTGGATCAAACTCAAGTGCAAGCATCGGCAGGAATTCGTCGTGGTCGGCTTCACCGACCCCAAAGGCGCGCGCAGCGCTTTTGGCGCGTTGTTGCTGGGGTTGCACGACCGCGACAGCGGTGAGTTGCGCTATGCCGGCAAGGTTGGCACCGGGTTCAACGAGGCGACCCTCAAGCGTATTTACGAGCAACTGAAACCGCTGCAGACGAAAAAGCCGGCGGTGATCAATCCGCCGAGCGGTTTTGAAGCCAAGGGTGTGCATTGGCTCAAACCTACGCTGCTGGCGGAAGTGGCCTTTGCCGAAATGACCAAGGACGGCTCCGTGCGCCACGCCGTGTTCCATGGTTTGCGTGATGACAAGCCGGCCAAAGAAATCACCGAGGAGCTGCCGAAAACCGTGAACACTTCAGCCTCGAAAACAGCCTCACCCAAGTCTGCGGCGAAGAACAAATCTGTCGCCGAGAAACCTGACGCCATCGAGCCAAAAACTGCCCGGTCGACTGTCGCCCCATCGCAAATCGGCCTGGCCAGCGGCAAGGTACGCATCACGCACCCGGACCGGGTGATCGACGCCAGCAGCGGCATCACCAAGCTGCAACTGGCGGAGTACTACGCCAGCGTTGCGGAATGGATACTGCCGCAACTCAAGGACCGGCCGGTGGCGCTGGTGCGCGCGCCGGACGGGATCGCCGGCGAACTGTTCTTTCAAAAGAACGCCGAACGCCTGGCCATTCCGGGGATTATTACTTTGGACAAGGCACTGACGGGCCAACCGGTGATGATCATCAACAACGCCAAAGCCCTGATCGGCGCGGTGCAGATGAGCACGGTGGAACTGCACACCTGGAATGCCACGTCAGTCGATCTGGATAAACCTGATCGCTTCGTTCTCGATCTCGATCCGGACCCGGCGCTGCCCTGGAAAAGTATGATCGAAGCGACCCAGTTAACCCTTACGGTGCTGGATGAACTGGGGCTCAAGGCGTTTCTCAAAACCAGCGGCGGCAAGGGGATTCACCTGGTGGTACCGCTGACCCGCAAACACGGCTGGGACGAGGTCAAGGACTTCAGCCACGCGATCGTCAGCCACATGGCCAAATTACTGCCGGATCGTTTTTCTGCGGTGTCCGGACCGAAAAACCGCGTTGGGCGTATCTTCATCGACTACCTGCGCAACGGCCTGGGCGCTACCACTATTTGCGCCTATGCCGTGCGCACCCGCGAAGGGCTTCCAGTATCGGTGCCGATCTTTCGGGAGGAGGTCGCCGAGCTCAAGGGCGGTAATCAATGGAATGTCCACAACGTGCATGAGCGCCTGGCCGAAATCGGTGACGAACCCTGGGCCGACCTGAAGAAAACCCGACAGACGATTACCGCCGAAATGCGCCGGCGGGTGGGGATGAAAAAATAGCCAGCGCCCCAGCATGTTGACGTCGGCGGGCGGGGCGCCTGAGTACGATCGCTGATCCTCTTTCAGGCATTTGAAATGAACGTATCGGGATAACAGCGCAAACTGTCAGGCATCACGCAACAAGTCGTTGGCATTGAGCAGCTCGTAGGCAATCTCCGGGCGCTTCTCCAACCCGCGGCGAATCGCCGCCGGAATCGACTGTCGGGTTTTGCGACACAGGCCCGGCAGTTCGCCGAGGGTGATATTGATGCCGCGCATGGTGCGCACTTCATTGAAGCCCGGAGCGATCTCGACACGCAAACCCAATTGCTCGTACATCCGGCGTTGCAGACGCTCCAGATCGCCGAGGCTCTGAAGATTTTCCAGGCGCTCGATCAAGCGCTTCTCCTCCGACCGGGTCAGGCTCAGGATGCGCAGATCCGCGCCGGGGGTTTCCAGCAACGGCTCACGCTCGCAGATGCAGGCTCCGGGCGGGCAGGGTTGGCGGATCGGAAGAGAGGTCGTCATGGGGTTCAATCATAGAGCGCTATGATCGGGTTTGCCCATGGGGTTGTTGTGCCGTTGAGCGCGACGTCTACAGCCCGGGCTTGCTGGCCTCGGCTTTGTGTTATCGCGGATCTTGTATTTCGTACCAGGACGCTTTCGAGGATACACAGGCATGTTTCTGCTTTTTAGCCAGTAATGGCGTATCCAGCGTACCTATCGCGATCGAAATCCAGTCTGGGAACGATCCTTTGGAATCAGACCAGAACAGCGAGGAGCCACAGTTGGAACAGAACTGTCGTGTTACGCCTTCGGACGACTGATAACCCTTGAGCGTCTCTGCGCTCGTCATGATCGAAACCGCTGACCTGGGAGCGCTGGCATACGTCGCGAAGGCCGCTCCATGCCCCTTTCGGCATTGGCTGCAATGGCAATGGGTGACGGCTTTCAGCTCAGTTGATACCTGATACTTCACCGCCCCGCAGAGGCAGCTACCTTGGTGAAACCCATCCATGTTCATCGTTCCCCGGATTTGATCGCGCTACTTTAAATGGGAGGGTGGAGTTTGGGGAATGGCTGCTATCGACTGTGGATTCAACCGGTTTCTGAAGCCATCCAGGTCAAAAAACTATGCAGCTGAGTCGTAAACTCTTTTGGCTTGGCGCACGGGTTCCTTGCCTGGGACAAGAAAAAAGAGATCTGCATGCTCATACACGGGTAATGCTGAATAAACAGCTCGACATGTTCTTCCAGTGTGTGCGGCCACATCGAGTCCCGTTCAGAGCGAAGTACTTGAGTTGACCGGATGAGTTTGCGCGAGGCTTCGCGTTGCAAGCGTAGCGATTGCGTCGAAGTCGCCGCCTGATCGATAAGATCGGCATACCGGGTCAGTACGGATTCGAAGTCACCATTTACGGCAATGGCGATATCACGCGACGGCTTGAACCGGTCGAAGCGATTGGTCAGATCATTTCCCCATATGCAACGACAGTGATGCTTGAGCCAATACCCCCAGCTCAATCGATTGTCAGTCGCCAATACTTCAGAACGACTACCGATATCGAAATCGATCTTGATGACTTCGGCATGCCGACTTTCCAGCGTGCGTCTTTTCGACTCCAAC
The window above is part of the Pseudomonas sp. B21-048 genome. Proteins encoded here:
- a CDS encoding tellurite resistance TerB family protein; amino-acid sequence: MSGEDYRCLTEFLPIDEDVVMNTSDLLEQLLRAGQGSQPQQSGGAASAQGGLGDLGGLLGGLLGRGAGGGGLGGLLGGLLGGGSPTGHSTQTRSGGTNYAALASLGMMAFQAYQAWQRSQASAPQQAPRTVDLLSGPEVEDHSHAILRALIAAAKADGRIDDTEKQMISTEIGRHTDDPQLQQWLDDEVARPLDAADVAQSAQDPGMAAEMYLASVMLVDDQQDAERNYLDELAAALKIDPELQVHLEQQAKGGAA
- a CDS encoding GNAT family N-acetyltransferase — protein: MPRLDWLALHMHHSDTFASWIHQQFDYEYADQPLPHWQREFADGQTNGHWQCLIAQDGDQLLGDAALAMADLAQRPDLGPWLACVFITPQARGKGLAERLIEGICAKAKENGVASIYLHTQDQSDYYARRGWTVLERFKAWGKDQWLMVRNL
- the pcsA gene encoding phosphatidylcholine synthase, which codes for MISTVHIARLKAWGAHGFTATGVVTAFLATLALLENQPTNCLLWLGVALIVDGLDGALARKVNVQSVLPSFDGSILDLVIDYLTYVFIPALFIYRYIPLPDYTLLLTVSLILVSSLFCFCNVNMKSKDNYFQGFPAAWNVVALCLYIIDPSPWITLLTVIGLALLTVTRMKFLHPFRVHRFMPINIAVTAIWLLCSLSLVVNHPVINPLVMALWLLMSAYFLGICFWRTALEWFDGSRLK
- a CDS encoding GFA family protein, giving the protein MDGFHQGSCLCGAVKYQVSTELKAVTHCHCSQCRKGHGAAFATYASAPRSAVSIMTSAETLKGYQSSEGVTRQFCSNCGSSLFWSDSKGSFPDWISIAIGTLDTPLLAKKQKHACVSSKASWYEIQDPR
- a CDS encoding universal stress protein; this encodes MSGQARFMLVASPLMEHSPAFDRAAALAKAEDAALHIVAFDYLEGLATAGLVNEKALEQMRLGYVERHHQWLEEQARPLRKIGVHATTEVVWVENPLEEILIHLKEQPMDVLIKALEHQSRLSRLVFTPLDVHLLRECPVPLHFVSHAIHALPRKIVAAVDPFHSDDQYKSFNDRILHEASKLASSCNAELDVVYAYDLSSISSDEFSFENGSAFFASDKAKTLFNFQEDAFNELAARNGIAPEQRHMLMGSPTKVLTRYADTNDVDVIVMGRVGHRGMGRLLGSTVEHLLYKMPCSVWVVYTERLDE
- a CDS encoding VOC family protein; translation: MITPRYILLFVENPAVSARFYEFLLERKPVEESPTFALFVLEGGYKLGLWSRHTAEPAAQMTGGGTELAFPVESAEQVDALFADWSALGLTMAQAPTELDFGRTFVVLDPDNHRLRVFHPSLS
- a CDS encoding nucleotidyltransferase domain-containing protein; translation: MERFHPSGIDADGYILTVPNVEVQPQFQDLLADVCMTLTRSELLLDGIYLYGSVARGNAVPGVCDLDLTLVLHSPPAPQDLEMLESKRRTLESRHAEVIKIDFDIGSRSEVLATDNRLSWGYWLKHHCRCIWGNDLTNRFDRFKPSRDIAIAVNGDFESVLTRYADLIDQAATSTQSLRLQREASRKLIRSTQVLRSERDSMWPHTLEEHVELFIQHYPCMSMQISFFLSQARNPCAKPKEFTTQLHSFLTWMASETG
- a CDS encoding class I SAM-dependent methyltransferase, which translates into the protein MSTPIDLTALKNRQMATWASGDYAVIGTTLQIVGEQLAEACDLLCDEQVLDVAAGNGNATLAAARRGCKVTSTDYVAKLLERGEDRARAEHLDVTFQVADAEDLPFEDASFDAVLSTFGVMFTPDQPKAAAELARVCRPGGRIGLANWTPEGFVGQMFKTLGRHMPPPMGAQPPSNWGSEAWLHSQFDQRDFQLQVTRRLFNFRYRSAAHFIDTFRTWYGPVHKAFATLPPEGGTALENDLTELLNRLNRAGERSLVVPSEYLEVVITRR
- the ligD gene encoding DNA ligase D, which codes for MNKNLDDYNRMRDFSATSEPAAAKRSGKKTVKDHALQFCIQKHDASHLHYDFRLELDGALKSWAVPKGPSLDPKVKRLAIHVEDHPLDYATFEGTIPEGHYGAGDVIVWDRGVWIPQDDPAKAYTQGRLKFELKGEKLGGLWNLVRTHMPGKQEQWFLIKHQDSAARPDSEYDVVAAEPDSVLSDRTIVEKKHGAEKPKPIKKAPAKARKEKSTQLTGARKARLPELLKPELATLVESAPSGEWSYEIKFDGYRVMARIDHDEVKLFTRNGHDWTHKLPGQAEALAALGLESAWLDGEMVVANEQGVPDFQALQNAFDSGRSGSIVYYLFDLPYLNGVDLREVPVEERRAALATVLKPNENPLLRFSDAFGESPEALLNSACEMQMEGLIGKRLGSPYVSRRTSDWIKLKCKHRQEFVVVGFTDPKGARSAFGALLLGLHDRDSGELRYAGKVGTGFNEATLKRIYEQLKPLQTKKPAVINPPSGFEAKGVHWLKPTLLAEVAFAEMTKDGSVRHAVFHGLRDDKPAKEITEELPKTVNTSASKTASPKSAAKNKSVAEKPDAIEPKTARSTVAPSQIGLASGKVRITHPDRVIDASSGITKLQLAEYYASVAEWILPQLKDRPVALVRAPDGIAGELFFQKNAERLAIPGIITLDKALTGQPVMIINNAKALIGAVQMSTVELHTWNATSVDLDKPDRFVLDLDPDPALPWKSMIEATQLTLTVLDELGLKAFLKTSGGKGIHLVVPLTRKHGWDEVKDFSHAIVSHMAKLLPDRFSAVSGPKNRVGRIFIDYLRNGLGATTICAYAVRTREGLPVSVPIFREEVAELKGGNQWNVHNVHERLAEIGDEPWADLKKTRQTITAEMRRRVGMKK
- a CDS encoding DUF488 domain-containing protein yields the protein MPIHIVQLGSPRTANEGLRLGTVRRPPRGVPKAEFASRDFYDVWQPLLSPSPELVAEAKAADDAKAWGAFKRKFKAEMNHPAPSQLLDLLAALSHQTSLAVGCYCEDEAHCHRSVLRELLEARGAKVI
- a CDS encoding DUF4242 domain-containing protein codes for the protein MPKYIIERELPGAGALPQQELKAISQKSCDVLREMGPEVQWLESYITGDKIYCVYIAPNEGLIREHAQKGEFPINSVSRVMNIIDPTTAE